The genomic interval CGCCGCGTCCCGCTCCGGCCTCTCGGATCGCGCCGCGCGGCGGCTGTTCGACCGGCTCGTCGCGCTCGGCGCCGTGCGCGAACTCTCGGGCCGCGACAGTTTCAGGATCTACGGCCTGTGACCCGCGCCGCCGCCGCCCGTCTCGACCGCGATCTGTCCGATCTACCGGAGGGCATGCGCTGGCGCGTATGGATGCTGCGCGCCGAGGCGGCGATCTTCGCTTCTGCAAAGCCGGTCCCCCGCGAGACGCTCGCCGCGCTTGTCGGCGACGCCTGCCGGCTCGACGCGCTCCTCGCCGATATCAACGAAGAGCTCAAAGGGCGTCCCTACGAAATCGTCTTCGTCGCCGGGGGGTGGCAGTTTCGCACGCGCCCACGCCATGCCGAGACGCTTCGCGCGCTCGCGGGGACGAAAAGCGCCGGGCCGCCGCCTTTCACCAGACTCGAAATGCTGGCGCTCTCGGCCATTGCTTATCAGCAGCCGATCACCCGCGCGGGGCTCTCGCGTCTTGTGGGCCACGATATCAGCCGCGACATTCTCGGCCGGTTGAAAGGCCTCGGCGTCATCGCCCCCGGCCCGCGCGCTCCCGAACCCGGCGCGCCGATCGCATGGGTGACGACCGCCCGCTTCCTCGAAATGTTCTCGCTGGGAAGCCTGCGGGAATTGCCAGATCTCGACGCGCTCCAAGACGCCGGCGCGGGAAGCGGCAATGACGGTGTCGAGGTCACGCTCGACGACGCGCTCGGGTTGACCGAGGAGGAGGAGGAGTCCCATGAAATCCTGGACGAGGCGACCGAGATTGAGGTCTGAAGAAGGCGGCTGTCATTAATTGACCAAAGCGCCTATCGGATCTCCGCCATGCCGTTCGAGGGCGTGACCAATCCGTCCTCATTCGGCCACGAAACCTGGTGCGGGAACAGATTGGGCTGCGGCGCGCTCGGCCCTACAACCGATCAGGAAGGAGAAGGGTCATGTCCGACAAGCTCACCACCTGCCTGTGGTTCGACCACGGCAAGGCGCGCGAGGCCGCGGAATTCTATGCCGCAACCTTTCCCGACAGCCATGTCGGCGCCGCCAACGCCTCGCCCAACGACAATCCGTCGGCAAAGCAGGGCGACGAATTGACGGTTGAATTCACGGTGCTCGGCCGCGCGTTCATCGGGCTGAACGGCGGGCCCCATTTCAAGCCCAACCAAGCGGTCAGCTTCATGATCCTGACCGACGACCAGGAGGAGACTGACCGCTATTGGAACGCGATCGTCGGCAATGGCGGCGAAGAAAGCATGTGCGGCTGGTGCCGCGACCGCTGGGGCTTTTCGTGGCAGATTTCGCCGCGTGCGCTGCTTGCGGCGACGAGGGACCCCGATAGGGCGGCGGCCAAGCGCGCGATGGACGCGATGATGACGATGCGTAAGATAAATATTGCCAAGATCGAGGCCGCGCGCCGCGGAGAGAACGCCGATGTCGTAGAATCACCGGCGCGGTCTTCCTGTCGCTCGACGGCGTGATGCAGGCTCCGGGTGGGCCGAGCGAAGACTATACGGGCGGGTTTGACGAGGGCGGCTGCTGTTCAGGTTCGGCGACGACGGCATATTCGACACAATCGGGTCGCTGTTCGCGGGTGATTACGACTTGCTGCTCGGGCGACGGACCTACGATATCTTCGCCGCCTATTGGCCCTATGTGGAGGGCGACGGCGCAGAGATGGGCAGGGCCTTCACACGGGCCCGCAAGCACGTGCTGACTCGAGCTCAACGACACGCTCATTCTAGACGGCGAGAATACGTTTGCCGAAGGCCACGCGGCGCTCGGCCTGCTCCAGTTTCTCGCTAAGGATCGCCCACTCCATAAGCCGATTGATAACGACGCCATCAGGCGGTTGCAAAGCTGAGGGATAAGCAACCAGGCTTAGACCTCGACCGGCAAGTGCGCCGCTATGCCTCCTTGCGCCGATGAGCGAGGACGGCGCGTTGAGCCGGCGTCGGTGCGGCCTGGTGCTTCTTCTAATCGCCGTCGTCGGCGTCGTCGTCGTCATCGCCAGCTTCGCGCTTCCGGAGGGCACGCGG from Methylocystis iwaonis carries:
- the scpB gene encoding SMC-Scp complex subunit ScpB, which gives rise to MTRAAAARLDRDLSDLPEGMRWRVWMLRAEAAIFASAKPVPRETLAALVGDACRLDALLADINEELKGRPYEIVFVAGGWQFRTRPRHAETLRALAGTKSAGPPPFTRLEMLALSAIAYQQPITRAGLSRLVGHDISRDILGRLKGLGVIAPGPRAPEPGAPIAWVTTARFLEMFSLGSLRELPDLDALQDAGAGSGNDGVEVTLDDALGLTEEEEESHEILDEATEIEV
- a CDS encoding VOC family protein, whose protein sequence is MSDKLTTCLWFDHGKAREAAEFYAATFPDSHVGAANASPNDNPSAKQGDELTVEFTVLGRAFIGLNGGPHFKPNQAVSFMILTDDQEETDRYWNAIVGNGGEESMCGWCRDRWGFSWQISPRALLAATRDPDRAAAKRAMDAMMTMRKINIAKIEAARRGENADVVESPARSSCRSTA